In one window of Tripterygium wilfordii isolate XIE 37 chromosome 1, ASM1340144v1, whole genome shotgun sequence DNA:
- the LOC120003603 gene encoding electron transfer flavoprotein subunit beta, mitochondrial isoform X1 — MKIMVTLKRVVDYAVKIRVKSDKSGVETHNVKMSMNPFCEIALEEAVRIKEAGLASEVVAVSVGPQQCVDTLRTGLAMGADRGIHVEATGALYPLTIAKILKKLVELENPGLLILGKQAIDDDCNQTGQMVAGLLGWPQGTFASKVLLDKDKQEVTVDREVDGGLETLCLDLPAVITTDLRLNQPRYAALPNIIKAKSKVVKKFSPEDLKVEINSDLEILHVTEPPKRKAGVILSSVDELIDKLKNEARVI; from the exons CAAG agtGGTGTTGAAACCCACAACGTCAAGATGTCGATGAACCCTTTTTGCGAGATAGCACTGGAAGAGGCTGTGAGGATCAAGGAGGCGGGCCTGGCGTCAGAGGTTGTGGCGGTAAGCGTAGGACCCCAGCAGTGCGTGGATACACTGCGTACGGGTCTGGCCATGGGCGCTGATAGGGGTATCCATGTGGAGGCCACTGGTGCTTTGTACCCGCTTACGATTGCTAAAATTTTGAAGAAGCTGGTCGAGCTTGAGAACCCCGGGCTTCTTATTCTTGGCAAGCAg GCCATTGATGATGACTGCAATCAAACAGGGCAAATGGTTGCAGGATTGCTTGGTTGGCCCCAGGGAACCTTTGCTTCAAAG GTATTGCTGGACAAGGATAAACAGGAAGTGACAGTGGATAGAGAAGTGGATGGAGGTCTAGAAACGTTGTGTCTGGATTTACCAGCAGTTATTAC TACTGATTTGAGACTGAACCAGCCAAGGTACGCGGCCTTGCCCAACATAATAAAGGCGAAATCAAAGGTCGTAAAGAAATTCAGTCCTGAGGATTTGAAAGTGGAAATCAATTCTGATCTCGAAATACTTCATGTCACAGAACCGCCAAAGAGGAAAGCAGGAGTTATTCTGTCTTCTGTGGATGAGTTGATCGACAAGCTTAAAAATGAAGCTCGTGTCATTTGA
- the LOC120003603 gene encoding electron transfer flavoprotein subunit beta, mitochondrial isoform X2, which translates to MKIMVTLKRVVDYAVKIRVKSDKSGVETHNVKMSMNPFCEIALEEAVRIKEAGLASEVVAVSVGPQQCVDTLRTGLAMGADRGIHVEATGALYPLTIAKILKKLVELENPGLLILGKQVLLDKDKQEVTVDREVDGGLETLCLDLPAVITTDLRLNQPRYAALPNIIKAKSKVVKKFSPEDLKVEINSDLEILHVTEPPKRKAGVILSSVDELIDKLKNEARVI; encoded by the exons CAAG agtGGTGTTGAAACCCACAACGTCAAGATGTCGATGAACCCTTTTTGCGAGATAGCACTGGAAGAGGCTGTGAGGATCAAGGAGGCGGGCCTGGCGTCAGAGGTTGTGGCGGTAAGCGTAGGACCCCAGCAGTGCGTGGATACACTGCGTACGGGTCTGGCCATGGGCGCTGATAGGGGTATCCATGTGGAGGCCACTGGTGCTTTGTACCCGCTTACGATTGCTAAAATTTTGAAGAAGCTGGTCGAGCTTGAGAACCCCGGGCTTCTTATTCTTGGCAAGCAg GTATTGCTGGACAAGGATAAACAGGAAGTGACAGTGGATAGAGAAGTGGATGGAGGTCTAGAAACGTTGTGTCTGGATTTACCAGCAGTTATTAC TACTGATTTGAGACTGAACCAGCCAAGGTACGCGGCCTTGCCCAACATAATAAAGGCGAAATCAAAGGTCGTAAAGAAATTCAGTCCTGAGGATTTGAAAGTGGAAATCAATTCTGATCTCGAAATACTTCATGTCACAGAACCGCCAAAGAGGAAAGCAGGAGTTATTCTGTCTTCTGTGGATGAGTTGATCGACAAGCTTAAAAATGAAGCTCGTGTCATTTGA